One stretch of Rana temporaria chromosome 10, aRanTem1.1, whole genome shotgun sequence DNA includes these proteins:
- the LOC120916401 gene encoding phospholipase A2 inhibitor subunit gamma B-like yields the protein MAASVTVLWLVAAFLGGAFSLTCFHCSTATGDCNVNEKPCLAPQDTCITTLTEIQQDKPKLPIKQLVKLCGEKKFCNQSYSMSFNSTKLYASNTCCDKDKCKTNMPLIEDPKKEKDKENTLSCPFCIESPTTKCNDGDTAKCYGKEDKCVSFTAKEVNSSKISKWKGCATTNVCSMSTVATLPISHVGPIKFDCSHAPSLLPGLLLPVAFGPAMLKLLL from the exons ctTTCTCCCTGACTTGCTTTCACTGTAGCACTGCCACTGGagactgtaacgtaaatgagaagCCCTGTCTAGCACCGCAAGACACGTGTATTACTACGCTCACCGAAATTCAGCAAG ACAAACCAAAGCTGCCCATCAAACAACTGGTGAAACTATGCGGAGAAAAGAAGTTCTGCAATCAAAGTTACAGCATGTCTTTCAACAGCACCAAGTTATATGCGTCAAACACATGCTGCGATAAAGACAAGTGCAAAACAAACATGCCTTTAA TTGAAGATCCAAAAAAGGAGAAGGACAAGGAGAACACCCTCAGTTGCCCTTTCTGCATCGAATCTCCGACAACTAAGTGTAACGATGGAGACACAGCCAAGTGCTACGGAAAAGAGGACAAATGTGTGAGCTTCACGGCTAAAGAAG tGAACTCAAGCAAAATCTCTAAATGGAAGGGATGCGCGACAACTAATGTGTGTTCAATGAGTACTGTGGCCACTCTGCCAATAAGCCACGTTGGCCCGATAAAGTTCGATTGCAGCCACGCTCCGTCTCTGCTGCCCGGACTGTTACTCCCCGTGGCATTCGGCCCAGCCATGCTGAAGCTCCTCTTGTAG